One window of the Paraburkholderia sp. PGU19 genome contains the following:
- a CDS encoding UvrD-helicase domain-containing protein: MPELLANLNPEQHAAVTLPNEPALILAGAGSGKTRVLITRIAWLIQQGLASPPTILGVTFTNKAAREMMSRLSALLPIDTRGMWIGTFHGLCNRMLRAHFRDAGLPQTFQILDTADQLSAIKRLMKGLNIDDEKYPAKNLQYFINNAKEQGLRAKDVDASDNFNRKFVELYEAYDQQCQREGVVDFPELLLRCYELLSYNPPLRAHYQARFRHILVDEFQDTNKLQYAWLKLLAGEHNAIFAVGDDDQSIYAFRGANVGNMRDFEQEFKVRNLIKLEQNYRSHGHILDAANHLIANNSRRLGKNLRTDAGHGEPVRVYEAATDSQEAGWIVEEIRALISTGASRSEIAVLYRSNAQSRTIEHTLVNAGIPYRVYGGLRFFERQEVKHALAYLRLIDNPNDDTAFARVVNFPTRGIGARSIEQLADAARLYNTSMAVAIPYVTGKAGTSLGGFANLIAKMRAETAQMSLPETVEYVVRASGLSEFYQNEREGQDRLENLQELVNAATAFVSEEGYGLDTPARSIPLRPGATAAPELVVATEDSGVDVLDAASPADPAQNPDTMTPLAGFLSHASLEAGDNQAQAGQEAVQLMTVHAAKGLEFTAVFITGLEEGLFPHENSAMETDGLEEERRLMYVAITRAKERLYLSFAQSRMLHGQTRYNIRSRFFDELPQETLKWLTPKVEAGARWGGRSDNAGWGRDWFSRPDRQQGYGGGASTVASAPLPAFANEQRAADTGFRVGQQVFHTKFGEGTVTALEGGGADAKAQVKFKRHGEKWLALAVAKLQAVE, from the coding sequence ATGCCCGAACTGCTCGCGAACCTGAACCCCGAACAACACGCCGCCGTCACGCTGCCGAACGAACCGGCGCTCATTCTGGCGGGCGCAGGCAGCGGCAAGACGCGCGTGCTGATCACGCGGATCGCATGGCTGATCCAGCAAGGCCTGGCATCCCCGCCGACCATTCTCGGCGTCACCTTCACGAACAAGGCCGCGCGCGAAATGATGTCGCGCCTGTCGGCGCTGCTGCCCATCGACACGCGCGGCATGTGGATCGGCACGTTCCACGGCCTGTGCAACCGGATGCTGCGCGCGCATTTCCGCGACGCCGGTCTGCCGCAGACGTTCCAGATTCTCGATACGGCGGATCAGCTTTCCGCGATCAAGCGCCTGATGAAGGGCCTGAATATCGACGACGAGAAATATCCGGCGAAGAACCTGCAGTACTTCATCAACAACGCGAAGGAGCAGGGGCTGCGGGCGAAAGACGTCGACGCGTCCGACAACTTCAACCGCAAGTTCGTCGAACTGTACGAAGCATACGACCAGCAATGCCAGCGCGAAGGCGTCGTCGATTTTCCGGAACTGCTGCTGCGCTGCTACGAGCTGCTGTCATACAACCCGCCGCTGCGCGCGCATTACCAGGCGCGCTTCCGTCATATCCTCGTCGACGAGTTTCAGGACACGAACAAGCTGCAATACGCGTGGCTGAAGCTGTTGGCGGGCGAGCACAACGCGATCTTCGCGGTCGGCGACGACGACCAGTCCATCTACGCGTTCCGCGGCGCGAATGTCGGCAACATGCGCGACTTCGAGCAGGAGTTCAAGGTTCGCAACCTGATCAAGCTCGAACAGAATTACCGCTCGCACGGCCATATTCTCGATGCCGCGAATCATCTGATCGCGAACAATTCGCGGCGCCTGGGCAAGAACCTGCGTACCGACGCGGGCCACGGCGAGCCGGTGCGCGTCTACGAGGCGGCCACGGATTCGCAGGAAGCCGGCTGGATCGTCGAAGAAATTCGTGCGCTGATCAGCACGGGCGCGTCGCGCAGTGAGATCGCGGTGCTGTACCGGAGCAACGCGCAATCGCGGACGATCGAACATACGCTCGTGAACGCGGGCATTCCGTATCGCGTGTATGGCGGGTTGCGCTTCTTCGAGCGTCAGGAAGTGAAGCACGCGCTCGCGTATCTGCGCCTGATCGACAATCCGAACGACGACACGGCGTTCGCTCGCGTCGTCAATTTCCCGACGCGCGGCATCGGCGCGCGCTCGATCGAACAGCTGGCGGACGCGGCACGCCTGTACAACACGTCGATGGCGGTGGCGATTCCGTACGTGACGGGCAAGGCGGGCACGAGCCTCGGCGGGTTCGCGAACCTGATCGCGAAGATGCGCGCCGAAACCGCGCAGATGAGCCTGCCCGAAACGGTCGAATACGTGGTGCGCGCAAGCGGCCTGTCCGAGTTCTATCAGAACGAGCGCGAAGGCCAGGACCGGCTAGAGAACTTGCAGGAACTGGTGAACGCGGCGACGGCTTTCGTCAGTGAAGAAGGTTACGGCCTCGACACGCCCGCGCGCTCGATTCCGTTGCGCCCGGGCGCGACGGCGGCGCCCGAACTGGTCGTTGCGACTGAAGATTCTGGCGTCGACGTGCTCGATGCCGCGAGTCCCGCCGATCCGGCGCAAAACCCGGACACGATGACGCCGCTTGCGGGCTTCCTGTCGCACGCATCGCTGGAAGCGGGCGACAACCAGGCGCAGGCCGGCCAGGAGGCCGTGCAGCTGATGACGGTGCACGCGGCGAAGGGCCTCGAATTCACGGCGGTGTTCATCACCGGCCTCGAAGAAGGGCTGTTCCCGCACGAGAACAGCGCGATGGAAACGGATGGCCTCGAAGAAGAGCGACGCCTGATGTACGTCGCGATTACGCGCGCGAAGGAGCGGCTGTATCTGTCGTTTGCGCAGAGCCGGATGCTGCATGGCCAGACGCGCTACAACATCCGCTCGCGGTTCTTCGACGAATTGCCGCAGGAAACGCTCAAGTGGCTCACGCCGAAAGTCGAAGCGGGCGCGCGTTGGGGCGGCCGGTCCGATAACGCGGGCTGGGGCCGCGACTGGTTCTCGCGGCCGGACCGTCAGCAGGGTTATGGCGGCGGCGCATCGACGGTGGCGAGCGCGCCTTTGCCCGCGTTCGCGAACGAGCAGCGCGCGGCGGACACGGGCTTCCGCGTCGGCCAGCAGGTATTCCACACGAAGTTCGGCGAAGGCACGGTTACCGCACTCGAAGGCGGCGGCGCCGACGCCAAGGCGCAGGTCAAGTTCAAGCGCCACGGCGAGAAATGGCTCGCGCTGGCCGTCGCAAAACTGCAGGCGGTCGAATGA
- a CDS encoding 5'-methylthioadenosine/adenosylhomocysteine nucleosidase, with product MSALPSEATIPRRPLGVMAALPEELGDLVAAMRAEGAVETITHGKRDYHIGTVHGAPCVVTLGRVGKVAAAATVSALIHAFDVEAVVFTGVAGGVGPTVRIGDIVVAETLMQHDLDASPLFPRFEVPLLGISRFAADAPLTAALVGACERFVEEEGEALSQRFLTEAVPTVHRGLIISGDQFVASATSVDLLRAALPDALAVEMEGAAIAQVCYEYGVPCAIVRTISDTADAHAPASFVTFLTELAGTYSSGILRRFLSVRG from the coding sequence ATGAGCGCGCTGCCGTCCGAAGCGACGATTCCGCGCCGTCCACTCGGCGTGATGGCGGCGCTGCCCGAGGAACTCGGCGATCTCGTCGCGGCGATGCGCGCTGAGGGCGCAGTTGAGACGATCACGCACGGCAAACGCGACTATCACATCGGCACGGTACACGGCGCGCCGTGCGTCGTGACGCTGGGACGCGTCGGCAAGGTCGCGGCGGCGGCGACCGTGAGCGCGCTGATACATGCGTTCGATGTCGAGGCAGTGGTGTTTACGGGCGTTGCGGGTGGTGTCGGGCCGACGGTGCGAATCGGCGATATCGTCGTGGCCGAAACGTTGATGCAGCATGATCTGGACGCGTCGCCGCTATTTCCTCGCTTCGAAGTGCCGCTGCTCGGCATCTCGCGCTTTGCCGCCGACGCGCCGTTGACGGCCGCGTTGGTCGGCGCGTGCGAGCGTTTCGTCGAAGAAGAGGGCGAGGCGCTGTCGCAGCGCTTTCTGACGGAGGCTGTGCCGACGGTGCACCGTGGCCTGATCATCAGCGGCGACCAGTTCGTGGCGAGCGCGACATCCGTCGATCTGTTGCGCGCCGCGTTGCCCGATGCGCTTGCCGTCGAAATGGAAGGCGCGGCGATCGCGCAAGTGTGCTACGAGTACGGCGTGCCCTGCGCGATCGTGCGGACCATTTCCGATACGGCGGACGCGCATGCGCCCGCTTCGTTCGTCACGTTTTTGACCGAGCTGGCGGGCACGTATTCGAGCGGGATTCTCAGGCGGTTTTTGTCGGTGCGCGGTTGA